In Ignavibacteriales bacterium, a single genomic region encodes these proteins:
- a CDS encoding chemotaxis protein CheW, translating to MNASTRDGRPMGELQLVSFNLSQEEYGIDILKVREINRMLDVTHVPNAPSFVDGIINLRGKVIPIIDLRGRFGMEKKAHDKNTRIVVVELSENVVGFVVDAVREVLRIQRDVTEQAPQLSTAAGEEYITGIAKLEDRLLILLDLDKVIDAGSLGQLDGVANNQMQA from the coding sequence ATGAATGCCTCAACAAGAGATGGTCGGCCTATGGGCGAGCTTCAGTTGGTCAGTTTCAACCTCAGCCAGGAGGAATATGGGATCGACATACTGAAAGTCCGGGAAATCAATCGGATGCTCGACGTGACGCACGTTCCGAATGCTCCTTCATTTGTCGATGGAATAATCAATCTGCGGGGTAAGGTAATCCCGATCATCGACCTTCGGGGACGCTTCGGGATGGAAAAGAAAGCCCACGACAAAAACACCCGCATCGTTGTCGTGGAGTTGTCTGAGAACGTCGTGGGTTTCGTAGTAGATGCGGTACGCGAAGTGCTGCGTATTCAAAGGGACGTCACAGAGCAAGCTCCCCAATTGAGCACCGCCGCCGGCGAAGAGTATATCACCGGCATTGCGAAGCTCGAGGACAGGCTGCTTATTCTGCTCGATCTCGACAAAGTGATTGACGCGGGCTCTCTGGGACAGTTGGATGGAGTCGCGAACAACCAGATGCAGGCATGA